The Episyrphus balteatus chromosome 3, idEpiBalt1.1, whole genome shotgun sequence genome segment TCAGAtcaaaaataagtaataaaatgccaattaaaaatactaattaaaaaactatcatttttgttaacaaaatatttttttgtttaaaacttaactttaacaaaatttgtttttaaaattacaaaaacaacttttcaaatgttagTTGGAtccgattttttttatcaatgttttttatttataaaaatttaaaaaaaaaaaaaaaaatactaatcgacataaaaaaaaaatcctataggTACCTAACCGTTTTCAAAATAACAtactttttgacttttcaaaaaaaatttgattctgCATGGGCCCTTGGGCTTTAGCTCTAAATATTTCGGACTTGAGAAATAACTTAATATTTCACTTGAATTTTCCTCTTTAGATATTCCCAATTTCAGAAATTATTCCTCCTGAATAACTGAAATTGTGTTTCAAGCTGAGTTTATTAAGACTTTACCTGAAGGCAAAGTGTATTCTTGTTGAACCCGTGAAAACAAGGCAAATTGGcaacttaaaattttgtattttggaGATATAATATCTGCAAAATAATCGATTTCTTTAACTTGTAACTAAAACCATTTgctgaaacaaaatttaaatatatttttaaattaatcaaatccttatttttgtataaattcagTGAATATTTTATTCTACTCTCGTCTCGTTGGACTTGcatatttcaattgaaaaatactttaaaattggtttgtcaaatttatattaatcgCTTAGTCTTTACATGTATTTACTTCATTCAAAGCTCTAGATACAGGCCGGTAGCCAAGGGAGGGGGGAGGGGAGGGTATTGATTTAAAATGCCCTACCTTGAAATAGCCCTACCTTGGAAAATACCCTTTGTTAAAAAAGCCTTACCATCAGAAAGATATTACTTtcaaaaatgccctaccttcaaAATGTTCTTCTTATAAAAATGCCGTACCTTCAATAATTCCCTGCCTTAAAAATGCCCTGCCTTAAAACATTCCCTAGTTATGAAAATGTCGTACTTTCAAAAATGCTCTAGCTTTTAAAATGCCCCAGCTTCAAAATTGCTCCAGCTTTACAAATTCCCTGCCTCAAAAATGCACTACCTTCAAAAATGCCTTATTTATGAAAACGTTCTACCTTCAAAAATGCCCTACTTTTGAAAATGCCCTccttttaaaaatatcctacTTATAAAAGAGGcgttaaatttctattttatgATATTATAGTACGCCAAACAACTGAAGATATATCAgacattcaaaaaaaatatcggaaagatttaaacagttttgacAGAAGACAACGTACATTAGAGATTAGAGCATAACCTAATAAacagtaaaaactttttttgcattttccagcACAtcgttaatatttcaaaaacgaacaaagtacctaaatattttgaCATATTCGAGTTCAGcggccccaggaaataaggccgcaataacaaattgaaataaggccccaaaaaatacacacaaaacaacaaattttggggtgttgtttcatttttggagccctatttcatttttttttgaagcataATTTCATTATGAAATAAGGCCGCAATGAAATAAGACCCCAACACTAATTTTGGGGGGCcttgtttcatttttcataatttatgtacatgaaaatgctaaactgaattgtctttcaaaaaacttttgtgaaATCCCGCTTAGACCCAGAATTATCAAAGTACCGCTTATTGTGGACTCACTGATGGTTTGCAGCTAgatttttacattgaaaagcattagtaagtaacagaatagctgacaAAATCGCTCGATTTATTCGTTATAATAATAACGCATaatttcattatgaaaaaataccccaatttggggacttatttcaatttttcttttctttttcctGGGGCCTAGTTTTGCAGAGGCGagttcagcacacaaaaaaaacttttagaaaagtTCAGTTTAGtctcaaatacaaaataaaattttaatgttcttaatctttgtaaaatatgttcAAATTAAACGCATTTGCACAACAATGCTAATTTTCAACGGATGTTTAGGGTCTTACAATTCCAACAAGAGAAGAGTCTACTAtggtcaaaaattatttgagaaGACTCGATGATAGAACTGAAAGTCAAGTgcagattttttacaaaaaaattaaattaggttGTATATTCTGCCCATAatttcgtaaaggccctaactacatttttcttacttctgTGTAATAGAGGGAAACACTAAATCTAATAtcgcaaaaatatgaataaatcaaatataaaaaaatgaaaaaaatcaaaagtacctacatacattttaaattttctgacttatttgaagacctataggctaaaaaaataaatgagaataaatcagagacaatgctCTAGCTCCAAATATGCTCAATTgggatttcaagaaaaaaaaaacattgaaataaaTTAGATTTCACTACTTGTCAAACATTACGCTGTGtgacaaaaactaacatttaaaggttacttttgtcaaaatttagtACGTTTTGTTGAACATAGTAAAATTGGATTTAgggcaaacaaaaacaataggggtattcccgattcgatgcaaatggtctctTATCGTTGCAAAGTGTAACACTTTCTTACACTTAAACAACgaaatatatgtacctacctttTGTACTTTTGgtgtatataaaaaatacaattatgcAAAATTTGTCTTATTTGTAGTAATAGTagtagaaaaatataatttagcaatttaaaacttttttgttgcaCCGGGTCGTGAATACCCCCAATTCTTTTGGACCTTCGATCAGCAATTGCAAAAATCCTAGCTTTGTCAATTTCAATTGACTTGGGTGTAGAATAAGACATTTAGGCCTTTTCAGGAACAttactgagaaaaaaaattaaacgataACCAATGCCCTACCTGATAATGATATAAATATTtgcataaatattttcaaaaactatgacTATGATGCTAGAGGTCTGAATTCGATTTCCCAGCGTCCAAcaccaaaaaaacattttcccaCAAAGCTTTCAAGAGTATCATGTCACGTAATAAAAGTGCATCTCTGCTTAGCTGTTCGGCCTCAGTTGTAAATCGAAAATTAATTACACACAGTTTAGATTGCCTGGTAGTAAAAATGCTAGTTGATTTCAAAACATGATACCTTaataaaaatatgcattttgaTTTGCATTGAATGAATGTCTGCCTTAACCTTCCAGTTTGACTCGAAACTTTTACTAAATTATCAGGTTAATTTAAaccgttttgtttttattaaagacAAAGTGACAAATTTTACTACAAACTAAAGTTCCTTTGTGTTTATGTACGATTAATCTCTTCAATTTCACTTGAAATTAAACAGCATAaagttttaaatgcaaaaatgcattttatccgtatCTGAAGTAcctacgtcacaaggataaaacttatGCAAAACATATGTATAATTCATTAATGGCCTCTCaacgtccacgttccatacaaatttgcccattctcctttgtatTTCAGTATTCACCaactattaaaatattaaacatttgaaacaaaaataaatacgaaTAAACAGTATTTCAATCagggatattaaaaaaatataaactctgTAAAAGTTGGTCTAAGTAGCTTGGGTTACTTACTTTCTTCACAGGCAGTTAtcaaattgtaaatatttttaaacctcACTCCTATAAATAATAAAGGAAACAGCTGATAAAacatcaatataatttttaatcccGTAAAATGTACTTTCAATCACGTTTTATTGTATAATTTATTTGTAATcatattcaatacaaaaataaaaactcaaaccaatttatttatttttcaagtacTTTTTATCGAATTGTACATATATGAtagcaatattttttatttatcttcaataaaaaagaaaaacaccgactccaatttttattgcatttgcaatttgacattttatgtttacttattttctcTGTATTATTATTTCCAGGACTTATTACAACCACCTCAGTGACACACGCTTCTCCTGCTGGTGTTTATGCTCACACAGCAAATCGTAACTGGGAAAATGATGGAGAAATTCTGAAAGATGGCGAAGATCCCGAACAATGCCTTGACATAGCACAGCAATTGATATATGGCACAGTGGGGCGCAATTTAAATGTAATAATGGGCGGAGGAAGGGAACAATTTCTCCCAAAAGGACAAAAAGACATCTTGGGTGGCAAAGGCAAACGTCATGACAATCAGAATTTGATTGACAAATGGAAGAGCATTCATAATGGTGCATCAGCTTTTGTACAAACCAAAGAGGAATTGTCTGCTGTATGTGTGTTGTATACTTTTACCTATACACTCTTATTTAGCATTgtcctttttttcattattgttttcatttgaactttacctttcttattttttttaatcaaaattatatGTCATTGTAGACACCGAAGGACGTTGAATTTATGATGGGACTCTTTGCCACATCTCATATTCCCTTCCACGTCGATGCTGATAATGAGACTATTCCTAGTCTTGCTGAGATGGTCGACAAGGCAATCGATGTCCTGGAAGCTCAAAATCGTGGTTATTTCCTCTTCGTCGAAGGTGGCCGTATCGATCACGCCCACCATGACACCGAAGCCGTTCGAGCCTTAGACGAAACGATTGAATTTCATAAGGCCATTGATTTGGCCCGCAAGCGGACGAGTGAGTCGGACACCTTGATTGTTGTTACATCGGATCATTCGCACACAATGTCAGTGGCAGGCTACTCGAGTCGAAAGAACGACATCTTCGGCATTAGTAATGGCCAATTGGGCACTGATGAAATTCCCTATGCCACATTGAGCTATGCCAACGGACCTGGATTTGAAAGCCACATGGCTGAGGGCCGTCGGCGAAATCTGCTCCAAACAAATATGAGAGATAAGGTATGGATATGGCGCTAAGGAGAAAGTAAATTAATTTgtcaaaattgacttttttttccaaatctcTTTTTCTGCAGAATTTTAGGTTTCCAGCGACTGTTCCCTTGGATTCGGAGACACATGGCGGTGATGATGTGGGTGTATTTGCGAGTGGGCCACAAGCACATCTTTTTACCGGAGTCTACGAACAGCATTATATTCCACACGCAATGGCTTATGTGGCCTGTTTGGGAGAAAAGATGACCGCATGTACAAAAACTTAGGAggcttatatatattttttttttcgtggttGCTGTTGACTTTAaggataatttatttatttttctgtgtATTATCGTCGTTCTCTATATAACAAACATTTTTCGCAATTTTTCACGATGATGTATTGTGTTCTTCATTCACAGTCACACAAATCGGTTTAAGtaagacaaacaaacaaacataaaaaaaaaaaaaaaaaaaatacaaaaataaagaaaaaatatacaaaacaaaaaaaaaaatatttctttttaacggaaaaaaagttttttttttttttttttttttttggtttcgatgttttttttttctggttttatCAAAAGGACTATTAATTTCTTCCCAATGATTGGTTACAGAAAATTGTGCTTAGAATGTTGTGGTCCTCCTTAAGAATATCAACCGCCACCATTTCTCAATGAAATCAATGAAACTGTcaacttaaattaattaattaaatggaAACTCAGTTGAATGTGCGGTTTGgtatggttttcgtttggttgGGTCGGTATAATGATGGCTATTAAAGTGGTGTTAATGCTATTGGTAGAGGCTATAAAAAGGCTTGGAGCTTGGTTGAT includes the following:
- the LOC129914341 gene encoding alkaline phosphatase; the protein is MINLICRLVVVLSLFLTCVSTAPGLTNPFNTEVNEMEDEYRMHPVLNFKRSSSSNQRLQKRAMPKLSFRSPNPDEEESEYWRDTAQDILRNQLNKNQLNMNVAKNVIMFLGDGMSIPTVTAARVYMGGEEQQLSFEKFPYIGLSKTYCANTQVADSACTATAYLGGVKANYGTIGVSAAVDLNNCRAQNNTEHHVPSIAEWAQSRGLATGLITTTSVTHASPAGVYAHTANRNWENDGEILKDGEDPEQCLDIAQQLIYGTVGRNLNVIMGGGREQFLPKGQKDILGGKGKRHDNQNLIDKWKSIHNGASAFVQTKEELSATPKDVEFMMGLFATSHIPFHVDADNETIPSLAEMVDKAIDVLEAQNRGYFLFVEGGRIDHAHHDTEAVRALDETIEFHKAIDLARKRTSESDTLIVVTSDHSHTMSVAGYSSRKNDIFGISNGQLGTDEIPYATLSYANGPGFESHMAEGRRRNLLQTNMRDKNFRFPATVPLDSETHGGDDVGVFASGPQAHLFTGVYEQHYIPHAMAYVACLGEKMTACTKT